The Nitrospira sp. sequence CTCCGCGAAAGCATTGAGCGCCGGACCAAGCTGTACGCTCTGAACCGTAACGCCACCCTTGAAAGGCGGCGCATCGGACCCGGCGATCACTTTGCCCTGCCCCTTGATCTGGCCGTCGAATAGTTGGAACGACAGGGCATTCAGCTTGGCTTCCTGTCCCCTTACTTCCGCCGCGATCTGGAAATTCTTCACGTCGACCGGCTTTTTGAGCGGGAGCGCCACCGGAAGGTTCGCAGTATTGATCACCGGGGAAGTGATGTTGATGTTGGCATCATTCCCGGCGGCTTTGCCTGTAATCGTGAAGTCCGTCTTTCCTACACCAAGCTGGAAATTGATCGCGTCTATATCCATCGTCTCTTTCAGCGGGCCGAACGTACCATCGAGTTTCACCGGTATGTTGAACGGCTGTACGTGTGAGAGGAAATGCAAGGTCGGAGTTTGACCGAGTCGAACATCGCGAAGGAGCACCTCCATATCTTGCAGCACGTACTCAGTCGGTTGGGCGGCCGAGAGATCACGATACGTTAATCTTGCGCCGTCGATTGAAACTCGGTCCACAGCCAACAGCGCGAGAATCTTGAGCGGACCTTCCGTCGAAGGTATTGGGGCACGCGAAGGCGTTTCAGGCACCGGCACGCCTTTGCGGCCGATCGTCGAGGCGTTCAGGACACCTTTCTTGTTCTTGATCACCGTGATAACGGGATCGCGAAGCGTGATTTCTTCCACCTCGACCTTGCCGCTCAGCAACGGCATCAACTTCACCCCCACCTCCAACGAGGAGAGCGATGCAAACGGACCTGAGCCAAAAGTCGGATCGTCCAGTACCGTGAACCCTGCCACGCGCGCGCCGATCCTCGGCCAAACCGTCAAGCGAATATCTTGCAACTGGACCTTGCGATTGAGGGCGTCTTCGATGAGCGGCTTATATTGGTCTTGATACTTGTTGAGATCGATGAAGAAGGGAAGCGCGAGCACAACGCCGACGAGGAGAACGACTAGGACGAGCAAGCCTATCAGGATCTTCATCTTGATCGCCTCCAGGTAAAAATTGAGTATATAAACGGATTTCGTGTGAGTCAAACGATCAGCGACATAGACAACGATCGCATAGGATTCCAGAGCATCGACTGTTTAAGAAGTCGTCTCGGCTGATGAAACAGTGGCGGGGCTGCGGAAAAGTTGCCAGGAGAAAGTGGTCCGGCGCTGTCGACTCTACCTGTCGGCCATGATGGAAGAGACTGCAGAGGCGAATGTATGCATTCACTGCCTTTTGACTGAGGAGGACAACGAGTCCTCCTCAGTCTCGAATCGGCTCAATTCTCAGTGGTTCATCGGCTTGGCGTAGGGGTACTGCGTGCCCCCGGACCCACTGCTTTGGATGACATCTACTCTGCCCTGCTGTCCTTGAGGATTACTGTCCGATTGCGTCGCCGTCCCTTTCAGTGTCTCGATGATGTCCACCCTATGGGAATCCGCAAAGCTCTCGGAAGCGTTTACGATTCCAGTAACGGCGAATAATGCTAAGAATCCTATTGCCACACTACACATCCCTCTCATGAATCCCTCCTGTGTGATGAAGTGAGCGCGAATAATGACTGCCAAAACACACAGCAGCTATCGTGCCGTTCTCATGTGTTCGGACGGTGTGTCCTAACGCATTGATTGGTTTGATTTACGAACTTTTCTGCTTGTTCGAATTGTGGCAGGACGGAACAAGTGTCCAGCGAGAATGTCTGGCTGATTGGACAATGAACAGGCGATTGGCGCCAGGAAGGGAACCCGAGCGCAAGGTGGAAACAAGACAGCACCTTCGTGAGACTTTTTGGAACAGACCTAGACAGGCGTCGACGGAGTCGTCACTTCATCATTGCACCGGAACTGCTGCACCAGACGGCCGGGGATGAGCGATGGAAGGAGTGGCCGCAGTGCGGTTGACTTTGGTTGTGCCTGGTGATTAGGTTCGACCTGAACAGTGATCACGTGAGGGAGGTGGCCCCATGCAGATTCAGGTTAATACGGACAATAACCTCCGAGGGCGTGAAGCGATCGTTGCCCTCGCTCACACCAGCATCGAGGGCGCGGTAGGCCGATTTCGTGATCGGATTACCCGCGTCGAGACGCATCTGAGTGACACCAACAGTCACAAAACCAAGGGTGACGACATCCGGTGTGTGCTCGAAGCCAGACTGGCCGGTCACCAGCCCATCGCTGTAAGCCATCAGGCATCGACTGTCGAGCTGGCCCTCAGCGGAGCTGCGGACAAACTCGAGCGGTCGATCGAAAGCACGCTCGGCCGCCTCAAAGATCGATAACCCAACAAGGGCTCCGCTTTCTCGATGATGTACGCGGGAGTCTTGCCTCGTCCCTTCAGAACGATTGTGCTAGGATACCCGCCGTGCGCTTGCCTCATCAGATTCGCATCGTCTCAGGCTGACTGCCATGACGCCCTCGACTGCCACACGTTCTTCCGACTATCGCTTTTTGCTTCTTATCATCCCCCCGGTGTTCATCCTCCTGCTCTCGACGAGTCTGTTTGAATTCAGCTCCAACATCACGGTGGATAATTTCCACAATCTCACAAGCGGGCTGATGCAACCCGCCGTCGCGCCCTCAGAGCAGGTGTTCAATCCCACCCATTTTCTCGTGGAGGTCAAATCCCGGTATATCTGGCTGACTACCGTGGTCGTGACGCTGGTGGCCGGGGTCTATGCCCTGATCCTGTGTGGGCTCACCATCTACCAGTCTCATCCACGGCCACGGCTGCTCGTGGTCACCGCCGTGGGGATCTTGTTTGCCTCGATCGGAGTGGTCTTTATCTGGGCACTCGATGAGAGGCATGCGCTCTACCGAGCCGTCTTCAGCTTTAGCTACGACAACCTGCGCCAGGCCGGGCCCCACCGGATCAGCGAGGACCTCTTACGCTATATTATGGCAGTTGTATCTACCGTGAACGTGCAAGCCATGGTGGTGCCGGTGGTAACCCTGCTCGCCGCTTGCAGCACCCTCGCGCCGCCACGCACGGGCAAGCAGCCCGATCCTGAGTTTTGCGCGTCGCAGATGAAACGGTTGAAGGAGGTGCTGACGGCGGCCTCAGCGATTCTCGTCGCCGGGGTGTTACACATGGGAGCCTGGCTGCGGTGGCCGGCGGCATTGATGTCCGGGAAGGACGCTCAGGAAGCGGTGCTGGGCGCAGCCTTGGCCATCACGCTGTTTTGGGGCGTCACCTTTACCTTGATGTTGGTTTCAACATATCTCCCCGCAGCCCTCCTCCTAGCAAAGCGGGCGCAGGCTTTGCTACAAGAAAGCTCCTCCAAACAGGCGGTGCCGGAACCGGAGCAGTGGCTCAAAGATCATGGTCTGTTCCTGTCCCTGCAGGACCACTTCCCCCAATTTGGCCTCATGCTCGCTCCGCTGCTCGCCAGCCCCTTAAGCTCCCTGCTACTTGCTCCGCTCACGCCGACGGAATAACCACGTAAGGTTAGCTCATCGCCCTTGTTCCGATGACGATGTCGAGTAGCCATTCGACTGCCGACTACGTTCGATCCATCACATCAAATCTCACCTCTCGTCAGACCACCAGCAACCTCCATGGTTTGTCGTGAACCGAAAGCCGAAGGTCTGTGCATATGAGAGAGCAAGGGCTCTCCCGAGTGATGCCGGAGTCATGGACTCGATATGCTGATGACCAGCGGCGGCGTCCACCGGTCAGCATTACACAGGAGGACTTATGGGTGAGTATGAGCACACAGCCACCATCAATTGTCGCGCACAAAAGGTATTCGAGTTTGCCGCTGACGTGAGGAACTTTCCTCTTTACTTGCCCACCGTCAGAAACGTCATCAAACAAGGCAGCGAGCATGTCCGTGTGCAGGGCGAGGCGAGAGGGCTTCAATATGCTTCAGACGGCATGTACCATGTGGACTATATCCGTAAACGAATGGAATGGGGCTCTGACAGCGACGATCAATATAGCGGTTGGTTAGAAGTGAAGGGGAACGATACGACCGCCACAGTCACTGTTCATGTAACGTTCGAGCCGCATCGGGACTACGATCCCACAATACATGAAGGTTTGGAGAACGCATTAGCTTCGATCAAGAACTTGTGCGAAGGGACGGGTGGCAAGGTCGAGGCGTACGCTGCATGACTTTATCTACTTCATATTTGCGCTTCGGCGAGCCAGGAGACGGACGATGGAGCCTCACATTACCGGCAGGCGAAGTGCTGGTACTCGATGGGACCTGAAGGGGCGCTTAAGGCCATCCTCATCGTGTGTCGGTCGTAGCCGATTTCTTCCAAATCCGTTTGTGCGTCGCTCAGTTCTTCTTCCGTCAGATAGGCCACGGTGTCGGGGATTCCGTTGTCTTTGAGTGAGCGCAAGATCGCGCCCAACGTGTCCCGTTCTTCCGGCGGGATGTTGGCCCCTAACGGAAATTCGAGCTGCCGACGATAGGGACTCTCAAATGTGTTATTCAACGCCCGTATCGTTTTCAGCACGAGCCGATCTTGCTCCCAGGGTTGTAGTTTCGGTCCCGCGGAGGGATGGGTCGCCAGCAGATCCATCAGTGTGATCACGTTGGTATTCAACGATCGCCCCACGAATTCACGCTGCGGTTCGAATGTCGTTTGCTTCATCCCCACATGCTTGGCCACGGCCTCAATTAACGCGAAGTTGATCATGAAGCTGTATTGGCCACCGAACTGGCCATAGCAAGGTTTTTCCGGATCGTTCAAGACGTTCATATCGGCCGTGCCGG is a genomic window containing:
- a CDS encoding SRPBCC family protein — protein: MGEYEHTATINCRAQKVFEFAADVRNFPLYLPTVRNVIKQGSEHVRVQGEARGLQYASDGMYHVDYIRKRMEWGSDSDDQYSGWLEVKGNDTTATVTVHVTFEPHRDYDPTIHEGLENALASIKNLCEGTGGKVEAYAA
- a CDS encoding AsmA family protein yields the protein MKILIGLLVLVVLLVGVVLALPFFIDLNKYQDQYKPLIEDALNRKVQLQDIRLTVWPRIGARVAGFTVLDDPTFGSGPFASLSSLEVGVKLMPLLSGKVEVEEITLRDPVITVIKNKKGVLNASTIGRKGVPVPETPSRAPIPSTEGPLKILALLAVDRVSIDGARLTYRDLSAAQPTEYVLQDMEVLLRDVRLGQTPTLHFLSHVQPFNIPVKLDGTFGPLKETMDIDAINFQLGVGKTDFTITGKAAGNDANINITSPVINTANLPVALPLKKPVDVKNFQIAAEVRGQEAKLNALSFQLFDGQIKGQGKVIAGSDAPPFKGGVTVQSVQLGPALNAFAETPISISGTAGADLSLQGKGFSMPDLTKALEGTGHMAVKDGKIEGVNLLQEAMSALKVVGISLDDAKATAFSTIETDLVIKQGIINVQRLLMDSHDFQATGGGTIGFDQRLNLLVNLNLSQEASQKIAGASPVVKLALKDGRLNLPLTITGTAQAPSYGVDLKGITGKVQEQVKKKVEETVGGLLKGTTKPEDLKKEGQELLKGILGR
- a CDS encoding HPF/RaiA family ribosome-associated protein, which translates into the protein MQIQVNTDNNLRGREAIVALAHTSIEGAVGRFRDRITRVETHLSDTNSHKTKGDDIRCVLEARLAGHQPIAVSHQASTVELALSGAADKLERSIESTLGRLKDR